Proteins encoded by one window of Polaribacter haliotis:
- a CDS encoding Gfo/Idh/MocA family oxidoreductase, translating into MKNSQINVALCAFGMSGYVFHAPFIDLHPNLNFYGVFERTKNEAKKNYPTVKTFRSLEDILVDDKVALVVVNTPNTTHYNFTKKVILAGKNVVVEKPFTVTVAEAEELVQLAKDKNVLLSVYHNRRWDSDFKTVKRIIDKGILGDLVDVEIHYDRFEPDLSYKTHKELPIKGVGSLYDLGSHLIDQALQLFGMPKALFANLDSFRNNSKVGDYFDVKLYYNNFYVNLKSSYFVRETLPGYILHGKKGSFIKTKADIQEVELQKGLKPNSKNWGIEPISEQGLLHIEIEGEIIKKHILSEKGDYMEYYNGISEAILNKTAVPVSAEDATDVIKIIEAAIKSSEEQQVVEL; encoded by the coding sequence ATGAAAAATTCACAAATTAATGTAGCCTTATGTGCTTTTGGCATGAGTGGCTATGTATTTCATGCTCCATTTATAGATTTACATCCAAATCTTAATTTTTATGGTGTTTTTGAACGCACTAAGAACGAAGCTAAAAAAAACTATCCAACTGTAAAAACTTTTAGAAGTTTAGAAGATATTTTAGTTGATGATAAGGTTGCATTAGTTGTTGTGAATACCCCAAATACAACGCATTATAATTTTACAAAAAAAGTAATTTTAGCAGGAAAAAATGTTGTTGTAGAAAAACCTTTTACTGTTACTGTTGCAGAGGCAGAAGAATTAGTACAACTAGCAAAAGATAAAAATGTTTTACTTTCTGTGTATCATAACAGGCGCTGGGACAGTGATTTTAAAACTGTTAAAAGAATTATTGATAAAGGCATTCTAGGAGATTTAGTAGATGTAGAGATTCATTATGATAGGTTTGAACCAGATTTAAGTTATAAAACTCATAAAGAACTACCAATTAAAGGGGTTGGTAGTTTGTATGATTTGGGTTCGCATTTAATAGACCAAGCATTGCAATTATTTGGAATGCCTAAAGCATTGTTTGCTAACTTAGATAGTTTTAGAAATAACTCTAAAGTTGGCGATTATTTCGATGTAAAACTCTATTACAATAATTTTTACGTAAACTTAAAGTCTAGTTATTTTGTTAGAGAAACTTTACCAGGCTACATACTTCATGGTAAAAAAGGTTCTTTTATTAAAACAAAGGCAGATATTCAAGAAGTAGAACTACAAAAAGGATTAAAACCAAACTCTAAAAATTGGGGAATAGAACCAATATCAGAACAAGGTTTATTACACATAGAGATAGAGGGAGAAATTATAAAAAAACATATTCTTTCAGAAAAAGGAGATTATATGGAATATTATAACGGTATATCTGAAGCAATTTTAAACAAAACAGCTGTACCTGTTTCTGCAGAAGATGCTACAGATGTTATTAAAATTATAGAAGCTGCAATAAAGAGTAGTGAAGAACAACAAGTAGTTGAATTATGA
- a CDS encoding glycoside hydrolase family 88/105 protein codes for MKKIAIILILVTGFFTSCKGEKKEVKKADTVKEITISKNLKWSERMALSIMKRFPKASDVDNHKKLSWNYKHGLLALSFEKLYQKTGDEKYFEYEKGYADELIDSTGTILNYDLEKYNIDNINAGKILFFLYEKTKEERYLTAIKTLRKQLKTHPRTKSGGLWHKKIYPNQMWLDGLYMGQPFLARYISEYEDGKNFDDVAHQFELIYNKTLDKKTGLLLHAWDESKQMGWADKKTGKSPNFWSRSLGWYVMALVDVLDYFPQDHPKRDMLIQQLNDLSTALLKVQDKSGIWYQVPNFPNREDNYLESSGTAMFAYAFAKGVRKGYLPESFKVDANKAFDGLVKELVTVDEDGEIHLTQTCKGAGLGGNPYRDASYEYYISEAKRVNNLHGTGPFILAALELDK; via the coding sequence ATGAAAAAAATAGCAATAATACTAATATTAGTTACAGGTTTTTTTACAAGTTGTAAAGGTGAAAAGAAAGAAGTTAAGAAAGCAGATACTGTAAAAGAAATTACTATTTCTAAAAATTTAAAATGGTCTGAACGTATGGCATTGTCTATAATGAAACGTTTTCCAAAAGCAAGTGATGTAGATAATCACAAGAAACTAAGCTGGAATTACAAACATGGTTTATTGGCTTTGTCTTTTGAGAAACTGTATCAAAAAACGGGAGATGAAAAATATTTTGAATATGAAAAAGGATATGCAGATGAATTAATAGATAGCACTGGAACTATTTTAAATTATGATTTAGAGAAATATAATATCGATAATATTAACGCAGGAAAAATTCTTTTCTTTTTGTATGAAAAAACAAAAGAAGAAAGATATTTAACAGCCATTAAAACATTAAGAAAACAATTAAAAACACATCCAAGAACCAAGTCTGGTGGTCTTTGGCATAAAAAAATATATCCAAACCAAATGTGGTTAGATGGTTTATATATGGGACAACCATTTTTGGCAAGGTATATTTCTGAATATGAAGATGGAAAGAATTTTGATGATGTTGCACACCAGTTTGAACTTATTTATAACAAAACATTAGATAAAAAAACAGGATTGTTATTACACGCTTGGGATGAAAGCAAACAAATGGGTTGGGCAGATAAAAAAACTGGTAAATCTCCAAATTTTTGGTCTAGATCTTTAGGTTGGTATGTGATGGCTTTGGTAGATGTGCTTGATTATTTTCCACAAGATCATCCCAAAAGAGACATGTTAATTCAACAATTAAACGATTTATCTACTGCTTTATTAAAAGTGCAAGATAAGTCTGGTATTTGGTATCAAGTTCCTAATTTCCCTAATAGAGAAGACAATTATTTAGAGTCATCTGGTACTGCAATGTTTGCGTATGCATTTGCAAAAGGAGTACGTAAAGGATATTTACCAGAAAGTTTTAAAGTGGATGCCAACAAAGCATTTGACGGTCTTGTTAAAGAATTAGTTACAGTGGATGAAGATGGAGAAATTCATCTTACTCAAACCTGTAAAGGTGCTGGTTTAGGAGGAAATCCATACAGAGATGCTTCTTATGAGTATTACATAAGTGAAGCTAAAAGAGTAAATAACTTACATGGTACAGGTCCTTTTATTTTGGCTGCTTTAGAATTAGATAAATAA
- a CDS encoding cupin domain-containing protein, with amino-acid sequence MKKVLKIKVLSLLFVGFLTLKSNKILAQEKEYTIENCVNTFNKEEVKPTKVGYQYWFADKDFLDGRTLKMSVVAPGKATHPPHKHKEDEFFYVLEGKAKFHLNGKEVVVEANTSLYCPSFSMHGISNAGDTDLKYLVIKKYEKK; translated from the coding sequence ATGAAAAAAGTTTTAAAAATAAAAGTTTTGTCTTTGTTATTTGTTGGTTTTTTAACTTTAAAAAGCAATAAAATTTTAGCGCAAGAAAAAGAATATACAATAGAAAACTGTGTAAATACTTTTAATAAAGAAGAAGTAAAACCAACAAAAGTAGGTTACCAATACTGGTTTGCAGATAAAGATTTTTTAGACGGACGTACATTAAAGATGAGTGTTGTTGCACCCGGAAAAGCAACGCATCCGCCACATAAACACAAAGAAGATGAATTCTTTTATGTTTTAGAAGGCAAGGCAAAATTTCACTTAAACGGAAAAGAGGTTGTTGTAGAAGCAAATACAAGCCTTTATTGTCCGTCTTTTAGTATGCACGGAATTAGTAATGCAGGAGACACAGATTTAAAATATTTAGTAATTAAGAAGTACGAAAAAAAGTAA
- a CDS encoding DUF4861 family protein, whose product MKTIKLITIIFSVAIFTACKSEKKEKIINTTEVVSSPKTYAEISIAEGGKWIDGERGHKEYDGGTSFKNVTELRVPDNHTDHTWYLRYEGPGWESNKVGYRLYLDWRNAIDIFGKKTDSLILSKVGQDGFDSYHEPQSWGQDILKVGKGLGIGSIGRLVDSEMFHFKQVDSTFASIENSSDNSKITINYKGWKTASDKIDLKSILSINSDSRITKHIIQTSIAINGIVTGIVDHNVKYFSKESANKKWAYIATYGVQTLVPDKLGMAIFYEIENTLDTKKGEDDYLIEFKPTTEPIAFYFLGAWEQEPNGIKTENDFLIYLNEKLSELNTNNTIE is encoded by the coding sequence ATGAAAACAATAAAATTAATTACAATAATATTTTCTGTTGCTATTTTTACAGCTTGTAAATCAGAAAAAAAGGAAAAGATAATTAATACTACAGAAGTTGTTTCTTCACCAAAAACATATGCAGAAATTTCTATAGCAGAAGGCGGAAAATGGATTGATGGAGAAAGAGGACATAAAGAATATGATGGAGGAACATCTTTTAAAAACGTTACAGAGTTAAGAGTACCAGACAACCATACAGATCATACTTGGTATTTAAGATATGAAGGTCCGGGTTGGGAAAGTAATAAAGTTGGTTACAGATTATATTTAGATTGGCGAAATGCTATTGATATTTTCGGAAAAAAAACAGATTCTTTAATTCTTTCTAAAGTTGGGCAAGATGGTTTCGATTCTTATCATGAGCCACAATCTTGGGGACAAGATATTTTAAAAGTTGGTAAAGGGTTAGGAATAGGTTCTATTGGAAGATTGGTAGATTCAGAAATGTTTCATTTTAAACAAGTAGATTCTACATTTGCTTCCATAGAAAATTCATCAGACAATTCTAAAATTACAATTAATTACAAAGGATGGAAAACTGCTAGTGATAAAATAGATTTAAAGTCTATTCTAAGTATCAATTCAGATTCTAGAATTACAAAACATATCATTCAAACATCTATAGCAATTAACGGTATTGTAACAGGAATTGTAGATCATAATGTAAAATATTTTTCTAAAGAAAGCGCCAATAAAAAATGGGCATATATTGCAACATATGGTGTACAAACTTTAGTACCAGATAAGTTAGGAATGGCTATTTTTTATGAAATAGAAAACACTTTAGACACAAAAAAAGGAGAAGACGATTATTTAATTGAATTTAAACCAACTACAGAACCAATAGCATTTTATTTTTTAGGTGCATGGGAACAAGAACCTAATGGTATTAAAACAGAAAACGATTTTCTTATTTATTTAAACGAAAAGTTATCAGAATTAAATACTAATAATACAATAGAATGA